One Rhinoderma darwinii isolate aRhiDar2 chromosome 4 unlocalized genomic scaffold, aRhiDar2.hap1 SUPER_4_unloc_12, whole genome shotgun sequence genomic window carries:
- the LOC142684057 gene encoding adhesion G-protein coupled receptor F1-like isoform X2: protein MPPNALHAGGFLCLSRKYHRRTFQSSLFFGMCTFPFTFNGNVHYQCTNDGGTHFYWCGHSYNVDTDLLWGFCSGPGNLGISDCYAAPSSNSSNALCLIRPTDAIGLSLASIHCTVPGTYYNAYIEAFCDAPSSMVPTASNSTTTSTNNMISSSPANVSSMTLTTTSPSTTVSSIISTSTPSSPTNASSITSTTTSPSTTVSSMTSTSTTTPSSSTTVSSMTSTTSPSTTVSSMTSTSTTTPSSSTTVSSMTSTTSPSTTASSMTSTTTTTPSSPTTVSSMTSTTSPSTTVSSMTSTSTTTPSSPTTVSSMTSTSTTTPSSPITVSSMTSTTDTRPAVGTGITLDATPSPSPVLTKGSSGAGPSSTAENSLQISMEQISQSLLSSAGGSVLQSLWSFITVASAGFQQNDLPLVLSVLGNITRNVQLRNLCLDVDTVKKVLVIADQLMETISSEPSISMEKNLGPQLLMCLENLLSVMTTTEHSFSLFFRHFDLHCSVSPCDSLEDNGFMSLDLGTTISLSSEDTDDHSRCLVNMLSMTYRAQGGSFSSQYDCNGDPVCSYSLVSNIQTYVLRLNNITHHVADINMTFTCWNRTCDKTAICVFWDFNLNKWSSKGCHTQVIDGATNCSCHHLTSFSILMSGSHIVNTPALDYITKTGLTASIVSLLLCISIQVILLRSTRNRMASHRHVAILHLSIFLLLSHASFLASSFIEPNVQEKLCVALTFCTHLFLLCYFGWTLVQGTFLVHCLVFVLHHVTMTEFMVLSVVLGYVCPLAVAVATFVAYYPHNYRRNDECWLDNNSGALMAFTIPAIVIVSLNVLVLIVVIRKLLRPSISEGKGEDEEVVKKVAKAVLICTPQFGLTWAIGIPLLMNENAECLHYLFDLLNPLQGVFVLLFGCLLDKKVIDLVKKYFLQKSSASSLASVVSSSG, encoded by the exons CGTCTCTGTTTTTTGGTATGTGCACATTCCCGTTTACTTTTAATGGAAACGTCCATTATCAATGCACCAATGATGGAGGGACGCACTTTTACTGGTGTGGACACAGCTACAACGTCGACACAGATTTACTATGGGGTTTCTGCTCCGGACCAG GGAATCTTGGGATTTCCGACTGCTATGCTGCGCCGTCCTCCAACAGTAGCAATGCTCTTTGTCTTATCAGGCCAACTGATGCCATAGGTCTAAGCCTGGCCTCCATCCACTGCACGGTACCCGGGACATATTACAACGCATATATAGAAGCATTCTGCGATGCTCCAT CTTCAATGGTCCCTACAGCATCGAACTCTACTACGACCTCTACAAACAACATGATATCATCATCCCCAGCAAATGTCTCATCAATGACATTAACTACAACTTCACCATCCACAACTGTCTCATCAATTATATCAACATCAACTCCATCATCCCCAACAAATGCCTCCTCAATAACATCAACAACGACTTCACCATCCACAACTGTCTCATCAATGACATCAACATCAACTACAACTCCATCATCCTCAACAACTGTCTCATCAATGACATCAACAACTTCACCATCCACAACTGTCTCATCAATGACATCAACATCAACTACAACTCCATCATCCTCAACAACTGTCTCATCAATGACATCAACAACTTCACCATCCACAACTGCATCATCAATGACATCAACAACAACTACAACTCCATCATCCCCAACAACTGTCTCATCAATGACATCAACAACTTCACCATCCACAACTGTCTCATCAATGACATCAACATCAACTACAACTCCATCATCCCCAACAACTGTCTCCTCAATGACATCAACATCAACTACAACTCCATCATCCCCAATAACTGTCTCATCAATGACATCAACAACAGACACTCGTCCAGCGGTTGGTACCGGTATAACACTGGATGCTACTCCGTCACCCTCTCCAGTCCTCACCAAAGGCTCCTCTG GAGCTGGCCCCTCGTCTACCGCTGAGAACAGTCTGCAGATATCCATGGAGCAGATATCTCAG TCTCTCCTGAGCTCTGCAGGGGGCAGCGTCTTGCAGTCACTCTGGAGTTTCATCACAGTCGCCTCAGCCGGGTTTCAGCAGAATGATCTGCCATTAGTCCTGTCCGTTCTAGGAAACATCACAAGAAACGTTCAGCTTAGAAATCTGTGTCTGGACGTGGACACGGTAAAA AAGGTGCTTGTAATTGCCGACCAACTGATGGAAACCATCTCCTCAGAACCTTCAATAAGTATGGAAAAAAACTTAGGTCCTCAGTTACTGATGTGTCTGGAGAATCTTCTGTCAGTCATGACAACCACAGAACATTCCTTTAGTTTATTCTTTCGGCATTTCGACCTGCATTGCTCTGTATCCCCCTGTGATAGTCTGGAAGATAATGGGTTCATGAGCCTAGACTTGGGAACCACGATATCACTGTCCAGTGAAGATACTGATGATCATTCTAGATGTCTTGTGAACATGTTGTCTATGACTTACAGAGCACAGGGTGGAAGCTTCAGTAGCCAGTATGACTGTAATGGAGATCCAGTTTGTTCCTACTCCTTGGTCAGTAACATCCAGACATATGTTTTGAGGTTGAACAATATAACTCACCACGTGGCTGACATCAATATGACCTTCACGTGTTGGAACAGGACGTGCGACAAGACCGCAATATGTGTATTCTGGGATTTCAATCTCAATAAGTGGTCATCAAAAGGTTGTCATACACAAGTCATCGATGGAGCCACCAACTGCTCATGTCACCACCTGACTTCATTCTCAATTTTAATGTCAGGGTCTCATATTGTAAATACACCAGCTCTGGATTATATCACGAAGACTGGACTCACGGCCTCCATCGTGTCTCTCCTTCTTTGCATCTCAATCCAAGTAATTCTGCTGAGATCAACCCGTAACCGTATGGCCTCTCATAGGCACGTGGCTATTCTTCATTTGTCCATATTCCTCTTACTAAGCCATGCCTCATTTTTAGCATCGAGCTTCATTGAACCCAATGTTCAGGAGAAGCTTTGTGTGGCCCTCACCTTCTGCACCCATTTGTTTCTCTTGTGTTACTTTGGTTGGACCTTGGTTCAGGGAACTTTTCTCGTTCATTGCTTAgtttttgttttacaccatgttaccATGACAGAGTTTATGGTTTTGTCAGTGGTGCTAGGATATGTGTGTCCTCTGGCTGTGGCAGTGGCAACCTTCGTGGCTTATTACCCGCATAATTACAGAAGGAACGATGAATGTTGGTTAGACAACAATTCTGGTGCCTTAATGGCCTTCACCATCCCGGCCATAGTCATCGTGTCATTGAATGTTTTGGTTCTTATTGTTGTGATCCGTAAACTCCTCCGGCCATCAATCTCAGAGGGGAAGGGCGAGGATGAAGAGGTGGTAAAGAAAGTGGCAAAGGCTGTCCTAATCTGCACTCCACAATTTGGGTTGACTTGGGCCATCGGGATTCCTCTACTCATGAATGAAAATGCTGAATGTTTGCACTACCTGTTTGATCTGCTTAACCCGTTACAG GGGGTCTTTGTATTGCTCTTTGGGTGTCTTCTGGATAAAAAG
- the LOC142684057 gene encoding adhesion G-protein coupled receptor F1-like isoform X1, translating into MPPNALHAGGFLCLSRKYHRRTFQSSLFFGMCTFPFTFNGNVHYQCTNDGGTHFYWCGHSYNVDTDLLWGFCSGPGNLGISDCYAAPSSNSSNALCLIRPTDAIGLSLASIHCTVPGTYYNAYIEAFCDAPSSMVPTASNSTTTSTNNMISSSPANVSSMTLTTTSPSTTVSSIISTSTPSSPTNASSITSTTTSPSTTVSSMTSTSTTTPSSSTTVSSMTSTTSPSTTVSSMTSTSTTTPSSSTTVSSMTSTTSPSTTASSMTSTTTTTPSSPTTVSSMTSTTSPSTTVSSMTSTSTTTPSSPTTVSSMTSTSTTTPSSPITVSSMTSTTDTRPAVGTGITLDATPSPSPVLTKGSSGAGPSSTAENSLQISMEQISQSLLSSAGGSVLQSLWSFITVASAGFQQNDLPLVLSVLGNITRNVQLRNLCLDVDTVKKVLVIADQLMETISSEPSISMEKNLGPQLLMCLENLLSVMTTTEHSFSLFFRHFDLHCSVSPCDSLEDNGFMSLDLGTTISLSSEDTDDHSRCLVNMLSMTYRAQGGSFSSQYDCNGDPVCSYSLVSNIQTYVLRLNNITHHVADINMTFTCWNRTCDKTAICVFWDFNLNKWSSKGCHTQVIDGATNCSCHHLTSFSILMSGSHIVNTPALDYITKTGLTASIVSLLLCISIQVILLRSTRNRMASHRHVAILHLSIFLLLSHASFLASSFIEPNVQEKLCVALTFCTHLFLLCYFGWTLVQGTFLVHCLVFVLHHVTMTEFMVLSVVLGYVCPLAVAVATFVAYYPHNYRRNDECWLDNNSGALMAFTIPAIVIVSLNVLVLIVVIRKLLRPSISEGKGEDEEVVKKVAKAVLICTPQFGLTWAIGIPLLMNENAECLHYLFDLLNPLQGVFVLLFGCLLDKKVIDLVKKYFLQKSSASSLVRLTIPEGPVPMLKANVH; encoded by the exons CGTCTCTGTTTTTTGGTATGTGCACATTCCCGTTTACTTTTAATGGAAACGTCCATTATCAATGCACCAATGATGGAGGGACGCACTTTTACTGGTGTGGACACAGCTACAACGTCGACACAGATTTACTATGGGGTTTCTGCTCCGGACCAG GGAATCTTGGGATTTCCGACTGCTATGCTGCGCCGTCCTCCAACAGTAGCAATGCTCTTTGTCTTATCAGGCCAACTGATGCCATAGGTCTAAGCCTGGCCTCCATCCACTGCACGGTACCCGGGACATATTACAACGCATATATAGAAGCATTCTGCGATGCTCCAT CTTCAATGGTCCCTACAGCATCGAACTCTACTACGACCTCTACAAACAACATGATATCATCATCCCCAGCAAATGTCTCATCAATGACATTAACTACAACTTCACCATCCACAACTGTCTCATCAATTATATCAACATCAACTCCATCATCCCCAACAAATGCCTCCTCAATAACATCAACAACGACTTCACCATCCACAACTGTCTCATCAATGACATCAACATCAACTACAACTCCATCATCCTCAACAACTGTCTCATCAATGACATCAACAACTTCACCATCCACAACTGTCTCATCAATGACATCAACATCAACTACAACTCCATCATCCTCAACAACTGTCTCATCAATGACATCAACAACTTCACCATCCACAACTGCATCATCAATGACATCAACAACAACTACAACTCCATCATCCCCAACAACTGTCTCATCAATGACATCAACAACTTCACCATCCACAACTGTCTCATCAATGACATCAACATCAACTACAACTCCATCATCCCCAACAACTGTCTCCTCAATGACATCAACATCAACTACAACTCCATCATCCCCAATAACTGTCTCATCAATGACATCAACAACAGACACTCGTCCAGCGGTTGGTACCGGTATAACACTGGATGCTACTCCGTCACCCTCTCCAGTCCTCACCAAAGGCTCCTCTG GAGCTGGCCCCTCGTCTACCGCTGAGAACAGTCTGCAGATATCCATGGAGCAGATATCTCAG TCTCTCCTGAGCTCTGCAGGGGGCAGCGTCTTGCAGTCACTCTGGAGTTTCATCACAGTCGCCTCAGCCGGGTTTCAGCAGAATGATCTGCCATTAGTCCTGTCCGTTCTAGGAAACATCACAAGAAACGTTCAGCTTAGAAATCTGTGTCTGGACGTGGACACGGTAAAA AAGGTGCTTGTAATTGCCGACCAACTGATGGAAACCATCTCCTCAGAACCTTCAATAAGTATGGAAAAAAACTTAGGTCCTCAGTTACTGATGTGTCTGGAGAATCTTCTGTCAGTCATGACAACCACAGAACATTCCTTTAGTTTATTCTTTCGGCATTTCGACCTGCATTGCTCTGTATCCCCCTGTGATAGTCTGGAAGATAATGGGTTCATGAGCCTAGACTTGGGAACCACGATATCACTGTCCAGTGAAGATACTGATGATCATTCTAGATGTCTTGTGAACATGTTGTCTATGACTTACAGAGCACAGGGTGGAAGCTTCAGTAGCCAGTATGACTGTAATGGAGATCCAGTTTGTTCCTACTCCTTGGTCAGTAACATCCAGACATATGTTTTGAGGTTGAACAATATAACTCACCACGTGGCTGACATCAATATGACCTTCACGTGTTGGAACAGGACGTGCGACAAGACCGCAATATGTGTATTCTGGGATTTCAATCTCAATAAGTGGTCATCAAAAGGTTGTCATACACAAGTCATCGATGGAGCCACCAACTGCTCATGTCACCACCTGACTTCATTCTCAATTTTAATGTCAGGGTCTCATATTGTAAATACACCAGCTCTGGATTATATCACGAAGACTGGACTCACGGCCTCCATCGTGTCTCTCCTTCTTTGCATCTCAATCCAAGTAATTCTGCTGAGATCAACCCGTAACCGTATGGCCTCTCATAGGCACGTGGCTATTCTTCATTTGTCCATATTCCTCTTACTAAGCCATGCCTCATTTTTAGCATCGAGCTTCATTGAACCCAATGTTCAGGAGAAGCTTTGTGTGGCCCTCACCTTCTGCACCCATTTGTTTCTCTTGTGTTACTTTGGTTGGACCTTGGTTCAGGGAACTTTTCTCGTTCATTGCTTAgtttttgttttacaccatgttaccATGACAGAGTTTATGGTTTTGTCAGTGGTGCTAGGATATGTGTGTCCTCTGGCTGTGGCAGTGGCAACCTTCGTGGCTTATTACCCGCATAATTACAGAAGGAACGATGAATGTTGGTTAGACAACAATTCTGGTGCCTTAATGGCCTTCACCATCCCGGCCATAGTCATCGTGTCATTGAATGTTTTGGTTCTTATTGTTGTGATCCGTAAACTCCTCCGGCCATCAATCTCAGAGGGGAAGGGCGAGGATGAAGAGGTGGTAAAGAAAGTGGCAAAGGCTGTCCTAATCTGCACTCCACAATTTGGGTTGACTTGGGCCATCGGGATTCCTCTACTCATGAATGAAAATGCTGAATGTTTGCACTACCTGTTTGATCTGCTTAACCCGTTACAG GGGGTCTTTGTATTGCTCTTTGGGTGTCTTCTGGATAAAAAG
- the LOC142684057 gene encoding adhesion G-protein coupled receptor F1-like isoform X3 produces the protein MPPNALHAGGFLCLSRKYHRRTFQSSMVPTASNSTTTSTNNMISSSPANVSSMTLTTTSPSTTVSSIISTSTPSSPTNASSITSTTTSPSTTVSSMTSTSTTTPSSSTTVSSMTSTTSPSTTVSSMTSTSTTTPSSSTTVSSMTSTTSPSTTASSMTSTTTTTPSSPTTVSSMTSTTSPSTTVSSMTSTSTTTPSSPTTVSSMTSTSTTTPSSPITVSSMTSTTDTRPAVGTGITLDATPSPSPVLTKGSSGAGPSSTAENSLQISMEQISQSLLSSAGGSVLQSLWSFITVASAGFQQNDLPLVLSVLGNITRNVQLRNLCLDVDTVKKVLVIADQLMETISSEPSISMEKNLGPQLLMCLENLLSVMTTTEHSFSLFFRHFDLHCSVSPCDSLEDNGFMSLDLGTTISLSSEDTDDHSRCLVNMLSMTYRAQGGSFSSQYDCNGDPVCSYSLVSNIQTYVLRLNNITHHVADINMTFTCWNRTCDKTAICVFWDFNLNKWSSKGCHTQVIDGATNCSCHHLTSFSILMSGSHIVNTPALDYITKTGLTASIVSLLLCISIQVILLRSTRNRMASHRHVAILHLSIFLLLSHASFLASSFIEPNVQEKLCVALTFCTHLFLLCYFGWTLVQGTFLVHCLVFVLHHVTMTEFMVLSVVLGYVCPLAVAVATFVAYYPHNYRRNDECWLDNNSGALMAFTIPAIVIVSLNVLVLIVVIRKLLRPSISEGKGEDEEVVKKVAKAVLICTPQFGLTWAIGIPLLMNENAECLHYLFDLLNPLQGVFVLLFGCLLDKKVIDLVKKYFLQKSSASSLVRLTIPEGPVPMLKANVH, from the exons CTTCAATGGTCCCTACAGCATCGAACTCTACTACGACCTCTACAAACAACATGATATCATCATCCCCAGCAAATGTCTCATCAATGACATTAACTACAACTTCACCATCCACAACTGTCTCATCAATTATATCAACATCAACTCCATCATCCCCAACAAATGCCTCCTCAATAACATCAACAACGACTTCACCATCCACAACTGTCTCATCAATGACATCAACATCAACTACAACTCCATCATCCTCAACAACTGTCTCATCAATGACATCAACAACTTCACCATCCACAACTGTCTCATCAATGACATCAACATCAACTACAACTCCATCATCCTCAACAACTGTCTCATCAATGACATCAACAACTTCACCATCCACAACTGCATCATCAATGACATCAACAACAACTACAACTCCATCATCCCCAACAACTGTCTCATCAATGACATCAACAACTTCACCATCCACAACTGTCTCATCAATGACATCAACATCAACTACAACTCCATCATCCCCAACAACTGTCTCCTCAATGACATCAACATCAACTACAACTCCATCATCCCCAATAACTGTCTCATCAATGACATCAACAACAGACACTCGTCCAGCGGTTGGTACCGGTATAACACTGGATGCTACTCCGTCACCCTCTCCAGTCCTCACCAAAGGCTCCTCTG GAGCTGGCCCCTCGTCTACCGCTGAGAACAGTCTGCAGATATCCATGGAGCAGATATCTCAG TCTCTCCTGAGCTCTGCAGGGGGCAGCGTCTTGCAGTCACTCTGGAGTTTCATCACAGTCGCCTCAGCCGGGTTTCAGCAGAATGATCTGCCATTAGTCCTGTCCGTTCTAGGAAACATCACAAGAAACGTTCAGCTTAGAAATCTGTGTCTGGACGTGGACACGGTAAAA AAGGTGCTTGTAATTGCCGACCAACTGATGGAAACCATCTCCTCAGAACCTTCAATAAGTATGGAAAAAAACTTAGGTCCTCAGTTACTGATGTGTCTGGAGAATCTTCTGTCAGTCATGACAACCACAGAACATTCCTTTAGTTTATTCTTTCGGCATTTCGACCTGCATTGCTCTGTATCCCCCTGTGATAGTCTGGAAGATAATGGGTTCATGAGCCTAGACTTGGGAACCACGATATCACTGTCCAGTGAAGATACTGATGATCATTCTAGATGTCTTGTGAACATGTTGTCTATGACTTACAGAGCACAGGGTGGAAGCTTCAGTAGCCAGTATGACTGTAATGGAGATCCAGTTTGTTCCTACTCCTTGGTCAGTAACATCCAGACATATGTTTTGAGGTTGAACAATATAACTCACCACGTGGCTGACATCAATATGACCTTCACGTGTTGGAACAGGACGTGCGACAAGACCGCAATATGTGTATTCTGGGATTTCAATCTCAATAAGTGGTCATCAAAAGGTTGTCATACACAAGTCATCGATGGAGCCACCAACTGCTCATGTCACCACCTGACTTCATTCTCAATTTTAATGTCAGGGTCTCATATTGTAAATACACCAGCTCTGGATTATATCACGAAGACTGGACTCACGGCCTCCATCGTGTCTCTCCTTCTTTGCATCTCAATCCAAGTAATTCTGCTGAGATCAACCCGTAACCGTATGGCCTCTCATAGGCACGTGGCTATTCTTCATTTGTCCATATTCCTCTTACTAAGCCATGCCTCATTTTTAGCATCGAGCTTCATTGAACCCAATGTTCAGGAGAAGCTTTGTGTGGCCCTCACCTTCTGCACCCATTTGTTTCTCTTGTGTTACTTTGGTTGGACCTTGGTTCAGGGAACTTTTCTCGTTCATTGCTTAgtttttgttttacaccatgttaccATGACAGAGTTTATGGTTTTGTCAGTGGTGCTAGGATATGTGTGTCCTCTGGCTGTGGCAGTGGCAACCTTCGTGGCTTATTACCCGCATAATTACAGAAGGAACGATGAATGTTGGTTAGACAACAATTCTGGTGCCTTAATGGCCTTCACCATCCCGGCCATAGTCATCGTGTCATTGAATGTTTTGGTTCTTATTGTTGTGATCCGTAAACTCCTCCGGCCATCAATCTCAGAGGGGAAGGGCGAGGATGAAGAGGTGGTAAAGAAAGTGGCAAAGGCTGTCCTAATCTGCACTCCACAATTTGGGTTGACTTGGGCCATCGGGATTCCTCTACTCATGAATGAAAATGCTGAATGTTTGCACTACCTGTTTGATCTGCTTAACCCGTTACAG GGGGTCTTTGTATTGCTCTTTGGGTGTCTTCTGGATAAAAAG